The following coding sequences lie in one Sulfurimonas hongkongensis genomic window:
- a CDS encoding flagellar hook-length control protein FliK — protein MIVVSAKSDAKASSPLGAPDKESNLSFSQLLKGVVTKDKPANGAIVLSLEDEKASNTISKTSSKKESLLSLLKGEKAKDNEKPIKLAGEQKDALELNPKLTQGMSAKELKSLISDAKEYLKSKILQSDEYKKSQTKELPKTLRGLATMAKNFGIDVSKLSLEEVRAKPIAKDAKSDGLLKTKTPLNKATAQNTSASSGEQKVQEQNAVEDKKLNIKPTNDIAKKTPLFKSLEAKELTTEQIVVAKQFKIEQKTPKEKADETLKLLLRGEKSKDSAKLTADFSVATARVLAPTATTDVTKNLEKLLHGESSANDGQTNSKLDGLSLKSDSLEVKLNEAKQMIKYLSQDVKTAIEDYKSPFTRVKLQLNPQKLGEVDLTIIQRGKNLHVNISSNNTAINTLSMNANELRAQLNNNGINNASLNFNNSSGGEQQAANQQQNRQNEKRANEEYAYFENEDKNEEILSSLEIIVPNYA, from the coding sequence ATGATTGTTGTAAGTGCAAAAAGTGATGCTAAGGCGTCATCTCCTCTTGGAGCTCCAGATAAAGAGTCTAATCTATCTTTTTCACAGCTCTTAAAAGGTGTTGTAACAAAAGATAAACCAGCAAATGGTGCAATTGTTCTCTCGCTAGAAGACGAAAAAGCATCAAATACTATTTCAAAAACAAGCTCTAAAAAAGAGTCACTTCTCTCGCTTTTAAAAGGTGAAAAAGCTAAAGATAATGAAAAGCCGATAAAGCTTGCAGGTGAGCAAAAAGATGCCCTAGAGTTAAATCCAAAACTCACTCAAGGCATGAGTGCTAAAGAGTTAAAAAGCTTAATCTCGGATGCGAAAGAGTACTTAAAGTCTAAAATCTTACAAAGTGATGAATATAAAAAGTCACAAACAAAAGAGTTACCAAAGACACTAAGGGGTTTAGCCACTATGGCAAAAAACTTTGGTATTGATGTCTCTAAGTTAAGTTTAGAAGAAGTAAGAGCTAAACCAATTGCAAAAGATGCTAAGAGTGATGGCTTACTTAAAACAAAGACTCCGCTAAACAAGGCAACAGCACAAAACACTTCTGCTTCGAGCGGTGAGCAAAAGGTCCAAGAGCAAAATGCAGTAGAAGATAAAAAACTAAATATAAAGCCTACTAACGACATAGCAAAAAAAACACCCCTGTTTAAATCTCTTGAAGCAAAGGAGCTTACTACGGAGCAAATAGTAGTGGCTAAACAATTTAAAATAGAGCAAAAAACACCAAAAGAAAAAGCAGATGAGACACTAAAGTTATTATTACGAGGTGAAAAATCTAAAGACTCTGCAAAATTAACAGCAGATTTTTCTGTAGCTACGGCTAGAGTTCTTGCTCCAACAGCAACGACAGATGTAACTAAAAACTTAGAGAAGCTTTTGCATGGCGAATCATCAGCTAACGATGGACAAACTAACTCAAAACTAGATGGATTATCGCTAAAGTCTGATAGTTTAGAAGTAAAACTAAACGAAGCAAAGCAGATGATAAAGTACCTATCTCAAGATGTAAAGACGGCTATAGAGGACTATAAGTCTCCATTTACAAGAGTAAAGCTTCAACTAAATCCGCAAAAACTTGGAGAAGTTGACTTGACGATAATCCAAAGAGGTAAAAATCTACATGTAAATATCAGCTCAAACAATACTGCAATCAACACACTCTCAATGAATGCAAATGAGTTAAGAGCACAGTTAAACAATAATGGAATAAATAATGCTTCATTAAACTTTAATAACTCTTCTGGAGGCGAACAACAAGCTGCAAACCAGCAACAAAATCGCCAAAATGAAAAAAGAGCTAATGAAGAGTATGCTTATTTTGAAAACGAAGATAAGAATGAAGAGATTTTAAGCTCTTTAGAGATTATAGTTCCAAACTACGCATAA
- a CDS encoding argininosuccinate synthase domain-containing protein, which translates to MKAIALFSGGLDSTLAMKLILDQGIEVLALNISTGFGSTKDRQEHMQSMCDQVGAELMVIDIQSEFLQDVLFDPKHGYGKNFNPCIDCHAKMFAVAKRIMEVEGASFLISGEVLGQRPMSQNRDALQTVLNESNCDGLLLRPMSAKLLEPTIAEKSGWVDRERLESISGRSRDRQLQLASEIGLADFESPGGGCLLTDENFGKKMRDFIKYDKFEVKDIPVMKFGRHLRLPDGAKLVVGRNKEENAYLQEIDNDKFYHIRTLGIPGPHSLLSKNASDSDKELAAKVILTYTKADEGATYRLLFDKEELKSSPYSSRQDIEAFTIL; encoded by the coding sequence ATGAAAGCAATAGCACTCTTTAGCGGTGGACTTGACTCAACACTAGCGATGAAACTTATCTTAGACCAAGGGATAGAAGTTTTAGCTCTAAATATCTCTACAGGTTTTGGAAGTACAAAAGATAGACAAGAGCATATGCAAAGTATGTGTGATCAAGTTGGTGCTGAACTTATGGTTATAGATATACAGAGTGAATTTTTGCAAGATGTGCTCTTTGATCCAAAACATGGTTATGGAAAAAACTTCAACCCTTGCATCGACTGCCATGCAAAGATGTTTGCAGTTGCAAAAAGAATCATGGAAGTTGAGGGTGCTAGCTTTTTGATAAGCGGAGAAGTTTTAGGTCAACGTCCAATGAGCCAAAACAGAGATGCTCTTCAAACTGTTTTAAATGAGAGTAACTGTGATGGACTTCTTTTGCGTCCAATGTCTGCAAAATTATTAGAACCAACTATTGCTGAGAAGAGTGGTTGGGTAGATAGAGAAAGGCTTGAGTCCATCAGTGGGAGAAGTCGTGATAGACAACTCCAACTTGCAAGTGAGATAGGGCTTGCTGACTTTGAAAGCCCGGGTGGAGGTTGTTTACTTACAGATGAGAACTTTGGAAAGAAGATGCGAGACTTTATAAAGTATGATAAGTTTGAGGTAAAAGATATCCCAGTAATGAAGTTTGGAAGACACCTTCGCTTACCAGATGGTGCGAAGCTTGTTGTGGGAAGAAACAAAGAAGAAAATGCTTACTTACAAGAGATAGATAACGATAAATTTTATCACATAAGAACTCTTGGGATTCCCGGACCTCACTCACTACTGAGTAAAAATGCAAGTGATAGTGATAAGGAGTTAGCTGCAAAAGTAATCTTGACATATACTAAGGCGGATGAAGGGGCTACTTATAGACTCCTTTTTGATAAAGAAGAGTTGAAAAGCTCGCCATACAGCTCAAGACAAGATATAGAAGCTTTTACAATTTTGTAG
- the dnaG gene encoding DNA primase: MITQDSIDTLKSRLDIVDVVGSYIELKKAGANFKAPCPFHDENSPSFVVSPAKGIYHCFGCGAGGDSIKFVMEYEKLNYPEALEKLADSYNFTLTHTDNKHNKPRSQVMDKLNEWYQNLLTTKQEALEYIKERGIYESSIEKFGIGYAPDSNSTLNYINSQGFLLSEAIDMGVVGYDGGRSFARFIERITFPIHSANGSIVGFGGRTITGHQAKYVNSPETAYYNKSRLLYAYHHAKQTLYKTKEIIITEGYLDVIMLHQAGFTNAVATLGTALTPQHLPLLRKGEPRVVMAYDGDSAGRAAALKASKLLSVGGFRGGVIIFSDGEDPADMVQKGAIDELATMIRKPKPFIEFVLEELLSLYDLRDPKAKEECMQEGVAYLKTLSPILQEEYKTFLASRLGGLGVSPSLLKFSQDTNQNNSPLMQKNTHKDMWELTLIKTILEHPEFIDQILDVLDASLLQFHSREFVLALQGRVDEPALMAIIVDDKIQALKDEDALKNELIAFLSKYYERELRTINNQSSIPFEKKAFNIRKIRDKIAKLKKGELVAFKS, encoded by the coding sequence ATGATTACACAAGACTCCATAGATACACTAAAATCCAGACTTGATATTGTTGATGTGGTTGGTTCATATATTGAGCTAAAAAAAGCAGGTGCAAATTTCAAAGCACCTTGCCCTTTTCATGATGAAAATTCTCCCTCTTTTGTTGTAAGCCCAGCAAAGGGGATATATCACTGTTTTGGATGTGGAGCTGGTGGCGATAGCATCAAGTTTGTTATGGAGTATGAAAAACTAAACTACCCAGAAGCATTAGAAAAACTAGCAGATAGTTATAACTTCACACTAACACACACAGATAACAAACATAACAAACCTCGCTCACAAGTTATGGATAAACTAAATGAGTGGTACCAAAATCTTCTAACTACAAAGCAAGAAGCACTAGAGTATATAAAAGAGCGAGGCATCTATGAGAGTAGTATCGAGAAGTTTGGCATAGGCTATGCACCTGATTCTAACTCTACACTAAACTACATAAACTCACAAGGATTTTTACTTAGTGAGGCTATAGATATGGGGGTTGTGGGTTATGATGGTGGTAGAAGTTTTGCTAGGTTTATAGAGAGAATAACCTTTCCAATCCACTCTGCAAATGGCTCTATCGTAGGTTTTGGTGGAAGAACCATAACTGGGCATCAAGCAAAGTATGTAAACTCTCCAGAGACAGCCTACTACAACAAGTCTCGTCTGCTCTATGCTTATCATCACGCCAAACAAACACTATATAAAACAAAAGAGATAATTATAACAGAGGGTTACCTAGATGTTATAATGCTCCATCAAGCTGGATTTACAAATGCAGTTGCAACTCTTGGAACTGCACTAACTCCACAACATCTACCACTTTTAAGAAAGGGTGAACCAAGAGTTGTGATGGCTTACGATGGAGACAGTGCAGGTCGAGCCGCTGCACTAAAGGCATCAAAGCTTCTTAGTGTTGGTGGTTTTAGAGGCGGAGTTATTATTTTTAGTGATGGAGAGGACCCTGCGGATATGGTGCAAAAAGGTGCCATAGATGAGTTAGCTACTATGATAAGAAAGCCAAAGCCTTTTATAGAGTTTGTTCTAGAAGAGTTGTTATCGCTTTATGATTTAAGAGATCCAAAAGCTAAGGAGGAGTGTATGCAAGAGGGAGTGGCTTACTTAAAAACACTCTCACCAATCCTCCAAGAGGAGTATAAAACTTTTCTTGCATCAAGACTAGGCGGTTTGGGTGTTAGCCCATCTCTGCTTAAGTTCTCACAAGATACGAATCAAAACAACTCCCCCCTTATGCAAAAAAACACTCATAAAGATATGTGGGAACTAACACTTATCAAAACCATTTTAGAGCATCCAGAGTTTATAGATCAAATCCTAGATGTGCTTGATGCTTCACTTTTGCAGTTTCACTCAAGAGAGTTTGTCTTAGCACTTCAAGGAAGAGTTGATGAACCAGCTTTGATGGCGATAATAGTTGATGACAAGATACAAGCTCTAAAAGATGAAGATGCCCTAAAAAATGAACTTATAGCTTTCTTAAGTAAGTATTATGAAAGAGAATTAAGAACTATAAACAATCAAAGCTCAATACCTTTTGAGAAAAAAGCTTTTAATATTCGCAAAATCCGTGATAAAATTGCAAAGCTCAAAAAAGGCGAATTAGTCGCTTTTAAATCATAA
- the rpsU gene encoding 30S ribosomal protein S21 — MPGIVLRSDDNFDAAYRRFKKQTDRNLIVTEARARRFHETETEKRKKFKIASRKKMLKRLYMMRRYESRL; from the coding sequence ATGCCAGGTATCGTACTACGCAGTGATGATAACTTTGATGCAGCTTACCGCCGTTTCAAGAAGCAGACTGACCGTAACTTAATCGTTACAGAAGCTCGTGCTCGCCGTTTCCATGAAACTGAAACAGAAAAGCGTAAGAAGTTCAAAATTGCATCTCGTAAGAAAATGCTTAAGCGTCTTTATATGATGAGACGCTACGAATCACGCCTCTAG
- a CDS encoding deoxyguanosinetriphosphate triphosphohydrolase family protein, with product MQANERFYKIDKDFRNPYARDRDRIIHSGSFRKLEYKTQVFLNQEGDFFRTRLTHSIEVSQIARSITSHFGLNESLAEAIALAHDLGHTPFGHIGGDTLDECLRKDGFKNGFEHNFQSFRVVSSLEKRYKGFDGLNLTFATLEGILKHSYPYKKNFLPEWIDEKFNLETHPSIEAMIVDRADEIAYMSHDIDDGINSGLIDFDDLRESKLIVEILQKVKSEGILEDEDEMFRYRFSSHLINHLIYSLLEYSKGKIKSSEVMSATISSKDEIPVGFAPELETKIKKLKKLLFNKLYQHQDIVIKMFAGKQAIRGLYGALMQEEKMLPKFFYELLDKKQKHRVVADYIAHMSDRRALSLYNEMYGKL from the coding sequence ATGCAAGCCAACGAGCGATTTTATAAGATAGATAAGGATTTTAGAAATCCTTACGCAAGAGATAGAGATAGAATCATCCACTCTGGGAGTTTTAGAAAGTTAGAGTATAAGACTCAAGTCTTTTTAAACCAAGAGGGAGATTTTTTTCGCACACGCCTAACTCACTCCATAGAAGTCTCGCAAATCGCTCGCTCTATTACTTCACATTTTGGGCTAAACGAGTCTTTAGCAGAAGCCATTGCTCTAGCTCATGACTTAGGGCATACTCCTTTTGGACACATCGGGGGTGATACTTTGGATGAGTGTTTGAGAAAAGATGGCTTTAAAAATGGGTTTGAACATAACTTTCAAAGTTTTAGAGTAGTCTCATCTTTAGAGAAACGCTATAAAGGCTTTGATGGGTTAAATCTTACTTTTGCAACCTTAGAGGGAATCTTAAAACACTCATATCCTTATAAAAAAAACTTTTTGCCAGAGTGGATTGATGAGAAGTTTAACCTAGAAACTCATCCCTCTATAGAGGCTATGATAGTTGACCGTGCCGATGAGATTGCCTATATGAGCCATGATATAGATGATGGGATTAACTCCGGGCTTATAGATTTTGATGACTTAAGAGAGAGTAAGCTTATAGTAGAGATACTTCAAAAAGTGAAATCTGAGGGAATCTTAGAAGATGAGGATGAGATGTTTCGTTATCGTTTTAGCTCGCATCTTATAAACCATCTGATCTACTCTTTATTAGAGTATTCAAAAGGTAAGATAAAGAGTAGTGAAGTAATGAGTGCAACTATTAGCTCAAAAGATGAGATTCCAGTAGGTTTTGCTCCAGAGTTAGAGACAAAGATAAAAAAACTCAAAAAACTTCTCTTTAACAAACTCTATCAACATCAAGATATTGTTATAAAGATGTTTGCAGGCAAACAAGCCATCAGGGGACTCTATGGGGCTCTAATGCAAGAAGAGAAGATGTTACCAAAGTTTTTTTATGAGTTACTAGATAAAAAACAAAAACATAGGGTTGTGGCTGATTATATCGCACATATGAGTGACAGACGCGCTCTTAGTCTATATAATGAGATGTATGGAAAACTATAA
- a CDS encoding PhnA domain-containing protein, which translates to MSIEEELQKRSGGVCELCGSSEGLSVLEIAPSDASANTAIYVCSKCAPQIQDTNLLDETHLNCLNDSMWSEIPVVQAVSYRLLTALGRQDLIDMIYMDDALKAYADAGLTDVSLADDVPVHKDANGVVLQTGDTVVITKDLDVKGTTFTAKRGTAVRNIALVHNNSELIEGRVNGVKIQILTKFLKKS; encoded by the coding sequence ATGAGTATAGAAGAAGAGTTACAAAAAAGAAGCGGCGGAGTTTGTGAGTTGTGTGGAAGTAGCGAGGGCTTGAGCGTTTTAGAAATCGCACCATCAGATGCCAGTGCAAACACAGCTATCTATGTTTGTAGCAAATGTGCACCACAAATCCAAGATACAAATCTTTTAGATGAGACACACTTAAACTGTTTAAACGATAGCATGTGGAGTGAGATACCAGTAGTTCAAGCGGTCTCTTATAGACTCCTAACTGCACTAGGTCGCCAAGACTTAATAGATATGATCTATATGGACGATGCGTTAAAAGCTTATGCTGATGCAGGTTTGACAGATGTTAGTTTGGCGGATGATGTACCTGTGCATAAAGATGCAAATGGTGTAGTTTTACAAACTGGAGATACTGTTGTAATCACAAAAGATTTAGATGTAAAAGGTACTACTTTTACTGCAAAAAGAGGAACAGCAGTTAGAAACATAGCACTTGTTCACAACAATAGCGAGCTTATAGAGGGTCGTGTAAATGGTGTAAAGATTCAAATACTAACAAAATTTTTGAAAAAATCTTAA
- a CDS encoding GGDEF domain-containing protein, translated as MNQIKAISLNLLIPLFIASVFAVILYNAQKMPEILFDIVVYLFYGFSLLVIWVSWHFNRNRFIFVIIPLILIYLGFEYFDAKKATLLFMYASMLYPLHLMFFLIFKERGLFSFWGILKIVFVLLEISLVFYLLYYPKESIETYLSIKLFTANFYPLKDLSIAIGIFVLFVMLALVLFGRYLMYATSFFILLLTFYGGLYFLKTPNATEVAFLAFTTIIFVLLIRESYRLAFYDELTSLPGRRAMIEDMAKLGRKYSLAMCDIDFFKKFNDTYGHDTGDEVLKMVASKFREVSGGGKAYRYGGEEFVILFPSKETSESLVHVDNLRQQIATTPFSVRNRKSVKKIYINISAGVTQNSQKDKDPFAVMKRADNALYKAKKAGRNQVIKG; from the coding sequence GTGAACCAGATCAAAGCTATCTCTTTAAACTTACTAATACCGCTCTTTATAGCCTCTGTTTTTGCAGTTATTCTCTACAATGCACAAAAGATGCCTGAGATTCTTTTTGATATAGTTGTTTATCTTTTTTATGGGTTTAGTCTCCTAGTTATCTGGGTTTCGTGGCACTTTAATCGTAACAGATTTATATTTGTAATCATTCCCCTTATCTTGATTTATCTAGGATTTGAATACTTTGATGCCAAAAAAGCAACACTTCTGTTTATGTATGCATCTATGCTTTACCCTCTGCATCTAATGTTTTTTTTGATTTTTAAAGAGAGGGGACTATTCTCTTTTTGGGGTATCTTAAAAATTGTTTTTGTTTTGCTAGAGATATCTCTAGTGTTTTATCTGCTCTACTATCCAAAAGAGAGCATAGAGACCTACTTAAGTATAAAACTCTTTACTGCAAACTTTTACCCACTAAAAGACCTTAGTATTGCCATTGGCATCTTTGTTTTGTTTGTAATGCTCGCTTTGGTCTTGTTTGGCAGATATCTGATGTACGCTACTTCTTTTTTTATTCTTCTTTTGACTTTTTATGGGGGACTTTATTTTTTAAAGACTCCAAATGCAACTGAGGTGGCTTTTTTAGCATTTACTACTATAATTTTTGTGCTTTTGATTCGCGAGTCTTATAGACTTGCTTTTTATGATGAGCTTACATCTTTACCAGGTCGTAGGGCTATGATTGAAGATATGGCAAAGCTTGGAAGAAAGTACTCTTTGGCGATGTGCGATATAGATTTTTTCAAAAAGTTTAACGATACTTATGGACACGACACTGGTGATGAAGTTTTAAAGATGGTCGCATCTAAGTTTAGAGAGGTTAGTGGCGGAGGAAAAGCTTACAGATATGGTGGAGAAGAGTTTGTGATACTTTTTCCATCAAAGGAGACAAGTGAGTCTCTTGTTCATGTGGATAATTTAAGACAGCAGATAGCAACTACTCCTTTTAGTGTGAGAAATAGAAAGAGTGTCAAAAAGATATATATAAATATTTCAGCTGGAGTTACTCAAAACTCACAAAAAGACAAAGACCCTTTTGCGGTTATGAAAAGAGCAGATAATGCGCTCTATAAGGCTAAAAAAGCGGGAAGAAACCAAGTTATTAAAGGTTAA
- a CDS encoding FAD-dependent thymidylate synthase translates to MENMYGIKYSKPEVVLLQETGIGVAETAARTCYDSFSNSENGAVKFIEDAMPDALMCKEINDIEDSSLLDDLAWTYFHHSILEHANLSFLVRGTSRGVLQEHARHRIQAISVRSTRYTMSSIINAFVASSGDREFFIAKILTFDMFVTSDESYNRLEISAMFDKLSYQQTKVSNFFEIAIAKSSLGFLEEFKDDQEAMFKALESGKKKRNVGDAFKHIITDNVKVDMVVTFNLRSLKNYFTLRDSGAAFFQIRWLAQEMMRATPTKYLNLIVKKK, encoded by the coding sequence ATGGAAAATATGTACGGCATCAAATACTCAAAACCAGAGGTTGTTTTACTTCAAGAGACTGGCATTGGAGTGGCTGAGACTGCTGCAAGGACTTGTTATGACTCTTTTTCAAATAGTGAAAATGGGGCTGTAAAGTTTATCGAAGATGCTATGCCAGATGCTCTTATGTGCAAAGAGATAAATGATATAGAGGACTCAAGTCTTCTTGATGATTTAGCTTGGACATATTTTCATCATAGCATTTTAGAGCATGCAAATCTTAGTTTTTTAGTTCGTGGGACCTCAAGAGGGGTTTTGCAAGAACACGCTCGTCATCGCATCCAAGCCATAAGTGTTAGAAGCACTCGCTATACTATGAGCTCTATCATCAACGCTTTTGTGGCATCTAGCGGAGATAGAGAGTTTTTTATAGCGAAGATTTTAACTTTTGATATGTTTGTAACTAGTGATGAGAGTTATAATAGACTTGAAATCTCAGCTATGTTTGATAAATTATCATATCAACAAACAAAAGTGTCAAACTTTTTTGAGATAGCCATAGCAAAAAGTTCTTTGGGGTTTTTAGAAGAGTTCAAAGATGACCAAGAAGCTATGTTTAAAGCGTTAGAGAGTGGTAAAAAGAAGCGAAATGTTGGTGATGCTTTTAAACATATCATCACTGACAATGTAAAAGTAGATATGGTAGTGACTTTTAATCTTAGAAGTCTAAAAAACTACTTCACTCTTAGAGATAGCGGTGCAGCTTTTTTTCAGATTCGTTGGTTAGCACAAGAGATGATGAGAGCAACACCTACAAAATATCTAAATCTTATAGTAAAAAAGAAGTAA
- a CDS encoding cation:proton antiporter — protein MLMLVIFLLLIILLSRITQEITKVPSTLSVIVYSFAISIFFPELFEISSKEFNEILYLMLPMILLPDILNISIKELKNHAKEIFYLAVVAVVVSIAIATYVTPYILAQYSFTVGMLIALFTMLMATDAITVVSIMSKFRLPERLKIYAESESLFNDVTALIIFYFIALPLISGDELSLLSINLTLFKVLILSTIIGFGVAYIGFLSIKILKNPFDQFIIIYLVVNISFLVAEHFHIAGILSIVVSALTFKYLVQKEIKGETFRRTKIGDVKDKESVMELIKSVPAITKREFREYKKEAIFIGIFANAIVFVIIANIIELDILFKYYKEILIVFALTTVIRFISVSSLVLVMRLPFRWAKTLTLSGTKGALAIIMAHSIPDNFIYKDMFEAIVIGNVLISTFLYTFLLMLHIYFNKKAYAQDMQVDKQSSKNNIKQYTKNVIEALKKDASTQAYSRAFIEDIITDELARASRYNLDLSLLILKLSTKEKALNQEVLSAVGRVIKEQIRTTDYFGKLTDDEYVIVTLNTSLGEAVTLAEKISKEFASTEMIHIALEYNFGVTQADETDTTETIIEKLNEALSRSEQSGIHAIEIEV, from the coding sequence ATGTTAATGCTTGTTATATTTTTACTATTGATAATCTTGTTATCTCGCATAACCCAAGAGATAACCAAGGTTCCATCAACACTATCAGTCATAGTGTACTCATTTGCAATTTCAATATTTTTTCCTGAACTCTTTGAGATAAGTTCTAAAGAGTTTAATGAAATTTTATACTTAATGTTGCCCATGATTTTACTCCCAGATATTTTAAATATCTCCATCAAAGAGTTAAAAAACCATGCCAAAGAGATATTTTATCTTGCTGTTGTTGCAGTTGTTGTATCTATCGCTATTGCTACATATGTGACTCCCTATATACTCGCCCAATATAGCTTTACAGTAGGGATGTTAATAGCACTCTTTACGATGTTAATGGCTACAGATGCTATAACAGTAGTCTCTATCATGTCAAAGTTTAGACTGCCAGAGAGATTAAAAATATATGCAGAGTCAGAATCACTTTTTAATGATGTTACAGCACTTATCATTTTTTATTTTATTGCCCTACCTCTTATATCAGGAGATGAGCTAAGTCTTTTATCTATAAATCTTACTTTATTTAAAGTCTTAATCTTATCTACCATTATTGGCTTTGGTGTAGCGTATATTGGTTTTTTGTCTATAAAGATTTTAAAAAATCCTTTTGACCAGTTTATTATAATTTATCTCGTTGTTAATATCTCTTTTTTAGTAGCTGAACATTTTCACATAGCTGGGATACTCTCTATAGTAGTATCTGCTTTAACATTTAAGTATCTTGTACAAAAAGAGATAAAAGGTGAAACATTTCGTCGCACCAAAATAGGTGATGTAAAAGATAAAGAGTCAGTTATGGAGCTTATAAAGAGCGTGCCTGCAATAACTAAAAGAGAGTTTAGAGAGTATAAAAAAGAAGCAATATTTATAGGTATATTTGCCAATGCTATTGTCTTTGTAATTATTGCTAATATTATTGAATTAGATATTTTATTTAAATATTATAAAGAGATTTTGATTGTATTTGCACTTACTACAGTTATTCGGTTTATAAGCGTCTCATCTTTGGTTTTGGTAATGAGGCTTCCGTTTAGGTGGGCAAAAACATTAACACTCTCGGGAACTAAAGGTGCTTTGGCGATAATTATGGCACACTCTATCCCAGATAATTTTATATACAAGGATATGTTTGAAGCCATCGTTATAGGTAATGTCTTAATAAGCACATTTTTATATACTTTTTTGTTGATGCTTCATATATATTTTAATAAAAAAGCTTATGCACAAGATATGCAAGTAGATAAGCAAAGTTCTAAGAACAACATAAAGCAATATACAAAAAATGTTATAGAAGCACTTAAAAAAGATGCAAGTACACAAGCCTACAGTAGAGCTTTTATAGAAGACATTATAACAGATGAACTAGCACGAGCTAGTCGTTATAATCTTGATTTATCTCTTTTGATTTTAAAGCTTTCAACAAAAGAAAAAGCTTTAAATCAAGAAGTGCTTAGTGCTGTTGGAAGAGTTATAAAAGAGCAGATACGCACAACTGATTATTTTGGAAAGTTAACAGATGATGAGTACGTTATAGTCACTTTAAATACCTCCCTAGGAGAGGCTGTAACACTTGCAGAAAAGATCTCTAAAGAGTTTGCATCTACAGAGATGATTCACATAGCTCTAGAGTATAACTTTGGTGTAACTCAAGCAGATGAGACTGATACTACAGAAACAATTATAGAAAAACTTAATGAGGCGCTATCTCGCTCTGAACAAAGCGGCATCCATGCAATAGAAATCGAGGTTTAA
- a CDS encoding protein-L-isoaspartate(D-aspartate) O-methyltransferase: MDRITATKTARLADECHQKFPLDVRVKEAIAKTNREKFVPVGFKHNAYKLDALPMGSAQWISSPLTVAKMTQYLEPQGADRVLEIGCGSGYQAAVLSHLFRGVFTIERIESLMLEARVRFRELKINNIHTRLDDGQNGWTQYAPFDRILFSASTKKIPQKLFDQLADGGILIAPMEVANKQIITSYKKNGTSIQAKELEICDFVPVLDGVQK; the protein is encoded by the coding sequence TTGGACAGAATAACAGCAACAAAAACAGCAAGACTAGCAGATGAGTGCCATCAAAAGTTTCCACTAGATGTGAGGGTAAAAGAAGCGATAGCAAAGACTAACAGAGAGAAGTTTGTTCCAGTAGGTTTTAAGCATAACGCTTATAAACTTGATGCACTTCCAATGGGTTCAGCTCAGTGGATAAGCTCGCCGCTAACAGTTGCAAAAATGACACAATATTTAGAGCCACAAGGTGCAGATAGAGTCTTAGAAATAGGCTGTGGAAGTGGTTATCAAGCCGCAGTTTTATCACATCTCTTTCGAGGTGTCTTTACGATAGAACGCATAGAATCTTTGATGCTTGAAGCAAGAGTAAGATTTAGAGAGCTAAAGATAAACAATATTCATACAAGACTAGATGATGGACAAAACGGCTGGACGCAATACGCTCCATTTGACAGGATTCTTTTTTCTGCATCTACAAAAAAAATTCCTCAAAAACTCTTTGACCAGTTAGCTGATGGTGGAATTTTAATAGCTCCGATGGAAGTAGCTAACAAACAAATCATAACAAGTTATAAAAAAAATGGCACATCCATTCAAGCAAAAGAGCTCGAAATATGTGACTTTGTACCTGTGCTTGATGGAGTTCAAAAGTAA